In a genomic window of Melitaea cinxia chromosome 2, ilMelCinx1.1, whole genome shotgun sequence:
- the LOC123664979 gene encoding mitochondrial chaperone BCS1, producing the protein MTLVEYIASLSANPYFGAGFGLFGVGAGAAILRKGFQTSMLLFRRHCMITLEVPCRDKSYQWLLQWITQKGARHTQHLSVETSFLQKDSGQIKTKYDFIPSVGQHFFRYGNTWIKVDRTREQQTLDLHMGIPWETVTLTAFGRNKQIYYNILEEARNMALKQNEGMTIMYTAMGSDWRQFGHPRRRRPLKSVVLRAGLADKILKDCLDFIDNPHWYTDRGIPYRRGYLLYGPPGCGKSSFIMALAGELEYNICVLNLSERGLTDDRLNHLLSVAPQQSIILLEDIDAAFVSREDTPSQKAAYEGLNRVTFSGLLNCLDGVASTEARIVFMTTNYLERLDPALIRPGRVDMKEFVGYCDREQVELMFLRFYKDAEYARTFANKVMEKQKNVSPAQIQGYFMFHKHSTHTEVLSNIEAIWTLG; encoded by the exons atgacgTTAGTCGAATATATAGCCTCCTTGTCGGCTAACCCTTATTTTGGTGCCGGTTTCGGCTTGTTTGGTGTTGGAGCCGGAGCGGCAATTTTACGCAAAGGATTTCAGACTTCTATGTTATTATTTCGCAGACATTGCATGATAACGCTAGAGGTACCTTGCCGTGATAAGTCTTACCAGTGGTTGTTACAGTGGATTACTCAAAAAGGAGCGAGACACACACAACATCTTAGCGTAGAAACATCTTTTCTTCAAAAGGATAGTGGTcagataaaaactaaatatgacTTTATTCCGAGTGTGGGACAGCATTTCTTTAG ATATGGAAATACATGGATAAAAGTGGATCGTACAAGAGAACAGCAAACTTTAGATCTTCATATGGGAATTCCTTGGGAAACTGTCACTCTCACTGCTTTTGGAAGGAACAAACAGATTTACTATAATATTCTTGAAGAAG CAAGAAATATGGCACTAAAGCAAAACGAAGGTATGACGATAATGTACACAGCGATGGGTTCTGATTGGCGACAATTTGGACATCCCCGACGAAGAAGACCTTTAAAAAGCGTAGTACTGCGAGCTGGTCTCGCTGACAAAATTCTAAAGGACTGTTTAGATTTTATAGACAATCCTCATTGGTATACAGATAGAGGAATTCCTTATAGACGag GCTATTTGCTATATGGACCACCGGGATGTGGAAAATCTTCATTTATAATGGCTTTAGCAGGAGAGctagaatataatatttgtgtacTAAACTTATCTGAAAGAGGCCTTACAGATGATAGGCTAAATCATCTTCTGAG TGTAGCTCCTCAGCAGTCAATAATATTACTTGAAGATATTGACGCTGCGTTTGTGTCCCGAGAAGACACGCCATCACAGAAGGCTGCGTATGAGGGTCTCAATCGTGTAACATTTAGTGGACTATTGAACTGCTTGGATGGCGTCGCCTCTACTGAAGCGAGGATAGTGTTTATGACTACGAACTATTTAGAAAG attagaTCCAGCTTTAATCCGCCCAGGTCGTGTAGACATGAAAGAGTTTGTTGGATACTGTGATCGCGAACAAGTTGAGTTAATGTTCTTAAGATTCTATAAGGATGCCGAATACGCCAGAACGTTTGCAAATAA GGTAATGGAAAAGCAAAAGAATGTTAGTCCGGCGCAAATACAAGGTTACTTTATGTTTCACAAACATTCGACACATACTGAAGTACTTTCCAACATTGAAGCAATATGGACACTTGGATAA